A single genomic interval of Cucumis sativus cultivar 9930 chromosome 5, Cucumber_9930_V3, whole genome shotgun sequence harbors:
- the LOC101212502 gene encoding uncharacterized protein At4g15970 isoform X2: protein MFIYSSFRCSPHILLLFTAISLSCLVILRELNSLRYFPLFSFSTSSGPPPLPPFLLSLPHHDHLSPEADEYGLDKVLKDAATEDKTVILTTLNEAWASPNAVIDLFLQSFRIGNRTHQLLDHLVIIALDKKAFMRCLDIHIHCVSLVTEGVDFRSEAYFMSPDYLKMMWRRIDFLRTVLEMGDPFPFFDINADFQIACDQYLGIPDDLDNRPNGGFNYVKSNNRSIEFYKYWYSARETYPGYHDQDVLNRIKYDFFIEEIGLKIRFLDTAYFGGFCEPSKDLNRVLTMHANCCIGMDSKLHDLRILLEDWKHYMSMPPYLKTSSIQSWRVPQNCSV, encoded by the exons ATGTTTATTTACTCCTCCTTCCGCTGTTCTCCTCACATTCTTCTCCTCTTCACTGCCATTTCCCTCTCTTGTCTTGTTATTCTTAGAGAACTCAACTCCCTTCGCTACTTCCCTCTTTTCTCCTTCTCTACTTCATCCGGTCCTCCTCCTCTTCCCCCTTTCTTACTCTCTCTCCCTCATCACGATCACCTTTCTCCC GAGGCTGATGAGTATGGACTGGACAAGGTCTTAAAGGATGCTGCAACAGAAGACAAAACTGTTATTTTGACTACTTTAAATGAAGCATGGGCATCTCCAAACGCAGTCATTGATCTCTTTCTACAGAGCTTTAGAATTGGAAATCGAACTCACCAACTATTAGATCATTTGGTTATTATTGCATTGGACAAAAAGGCATTTATGCGTTGCTTGGATATTCATATCCACTGCGTTTCTCTTGTTACTGAAGGAGTTGATTTTCGTTCTGAGGCATATTTTATGTCACCTGACTACTTGAAGATGATGTGGAGAAGGATTGATTTTCTAAGAACTGTTCTTGAGATGGG GGATCCGTTCCCTTTCTTTGATATCAATGCAGATTTCCAGATTGCTTGTGATCAGTACCTGGGCATACCTGACGATTTAGATAACAGACCGAATGGAGGGTTTAACTATGTGAAGTCCAATAATCGGTCAATTGAGTTCTACAAATACTGGTACTCAGCTCGAGAAACCTATCCAGGATACCATGATCAGGATGTTCTTAATAGGATCAAATACGATTTTTTCATAGAAGAAATTGGCCTAAAGATTCGATTCTTGGATACTGCTTACTTTGGTGGGTTCTGTGAACCCAGTAAAGATTTGAATCGTGTACTTACCATGCATGCAAACTGCTGTATTGGAATGGACAGTAAGCTTCATGATCTCAGAATTTTGCTCGAGGATTGGAAACATTACATGTCGATGCCGCCATATCTTAAGACCTCATCAATTCAGTCTTGGAGAGTTCCACAGAACTGCAG TGTCTGA
- the LOC101212502 gene encoding uncharacterized protein At4g15970 isoform X1, which produces MFIYSSFRCSPHILLLFTAISLSCLVILRELNSLRYFPLFSFSTSSGPPPLPPFLLSLPHHDHLSPEADEYGLDKVLKDAATEDKTVILTTLNEAWASPNAVIDLFLQSFRIGNRTHQLLDHLVIIALDKKAFMRCLDIHIHCVSLVTEGVDFRSEAYFMSPDYLKMMWRRIDFLRTVLEMGYNFVFTDADVMWFRDPFPFFDINADFQIACDQYLGIPDDLDNRPNGGFNYVKSNNRSIEFYKYWYSARETYPGYHDQDVLNRIKYDFFIEEIGLKIRFLDTAYFGGFCEPSKDLNRVLTMHANCCIGMDSKLHDLRILLEDWKHYMSMPPYLKTSSIQSWRVPQNCSV; this is translated from the exons ATGTTTATTTACTCCTCCTTCCGCTGTTCTCCTCACATTCTTCTCCTCTTCACTGCCATTTCCCTCTCTTGTCTTGTTATTCTTAGAGAACTCAACTCCCTTCGCTACTTCCCTCTTTTCTCCTTCTCTACTTCATCCGGTCCTCCTCCTCTTCCCCCTTTCTTACTCTCTCTCCCTCATCACGATCACCTTTCTCCC GAGGCTGATGAGTATGGACTGGACAAGGTCTTAAAGGATGCTGCAACAGAAGACAAAACTGTTATTTTGACTACTTTAAATGAAGCATGGGCATCTCCAAACGCAGTCATTGATCTCTTTCTACAGAGCTTTAGAATTGGAAATCGAACTCACCAACTATTAGATCATTTGGTTATTATTGCATTGGACAAAAAGGCATTTATGCGTTGCTTGGATATTCATATCCACTGCGTTTCTCTTGTTACTGAAGGAGTTGATTTTCGTTCTGAGGCATATTTTATGTCACCTGACTACTTGAAGATGATGTGGAGAAGGATTGATTTTCTAAGAACTGTTCTTGAGATGGGGTACAATTTTGTATTCACG GATGCTGATGTTATGTGGTTCAGGGATCCGTTCCCTTTCTTTGATATCAATGCAGATTTCCAGATTGCTTGTGATCAGTACCTGGGCATACCTGACGATTTAGATAACAGACCGAATGGAGGGTTTAACTATGTGAAGTCCAATAATCGGTCAATTGAGTTCTACAAATACTGGTACTCAGCTCGAGAAACCTATCCAGGATACCATGATCAGGATGTTCTTAATAGGATCAAATACGATTTTTTCATAGAAGAAATTGGCCTAAAGATTCGATTCTTGGATACTGCTTACTTTGGTGGGTTCTGTGAACCCAGTAAAGATTTGAATCGTGTACTTACCATGCATGCAAACTGCTGTATTGGAATGGACAGTAAGCTTCATGATCTCAGAATTTTGCTCGAGGATTGGAAACATTACATGTCGATGCCGCCATATCTTAAGACCTCATCAATTCAGTCTTGGAGAGTTCCACAGAACTGCAG TGTCTGA